One Perca flavescens isolate YP-PL-M2 chromosome 5, PFLA_1.0, whole genome shotgun sequence genomic window, ACGTAATGGTAATGCCTGTAAATCCTGTTCCCTCGGCCTACAATTAAAAATAAGTAATAATTACTCTTGATATATTGAAATTATAATGATATAGTGAACACAattgtaatatattttacatttgatgTGCTGCTTACAGTGTGCAGAGAAGTATCCTTGAAATTATCAGTTATTCTTTCTTGTGTTGATCAGTATGTTAGTGAGGTCAACCTGTTACAGCTCTTAAAGTGACCATGTTAACAGTCAGTTGCAGTCATGCAGAAGTCCTGTGGAAAtggctcgtgtgtgtgtgtgtgtgtgtgtgtgtgtgtgtgtgtgtgtgtgtgtgtgtgtgtgtgtgtgtgtgtgtgtgtgtgtgtgtgtgtgtgtgtgtgtgtgtgtgtgtgtgtgtgtgtgtgtgtgtgtgcgcggtcGTTAATACAAAAGGTTTACTACAAGCTTCTGCTTGTAATTATTGCAAAGTAAATATCAActaatagaaacagaaatatgtacagtttacacacagttttacaGTAGAGTAGTAGTAGAGTATTTGTCATCTTTAAATGGTGAAAAGGCGATCATTAGCTGGGTCTGGGCGTTCTACCTGTCTCAGTTCTCAAACCTCTATTCTGTGTGTCTAGGAGCCTTTGAGGGCCCACATCAGCATGGTGAACAGCCAAGCGTCGGGTGTACCGCCGGCCCCCAGGTCGTGTGCAGGATGCGGGGGGAAGATCGCCGATCGCTTCCTGCTCTTCTCCATGGAGCGCTACTGGCACACTCGTTGCCTCAAGTGCTCTTGCTGCCAAGCCCAGCTGGGGGACATTGGCACCACCTGCTACAGCAAAGGGGGCATGATTCTGTGTCGGAGCGACTACATCAGgtgagaggaaggaggaggtggcagaggaggaggaggaggaggaggaggaggaagctaCTGGTTTTAGATTTTGGAGGTTGCACAGACTGAGCAATCTGTGATTTTTGTGTTTGCAGACTGTTCGGGCACAGCGGGGCGTGTAGCGCCTGCGGCCAGTCGATCCCAGCCAACGAAATGGTGATGAGGGCGCAGGGAAATGTTTACCACCTCAAGGTAAATCCCCAGCTCTCACATCACTGCGCTTTGTCTCCCGCTGCTTGTTTGACAGAAACATCTGGGATTTGGTGCTGAGAGACAGTGAGATGTGTCCCATCAGTATAAGGAGAGAAATTAGTTGTGCCCTCCATCTTTTTTTACCCCATGCACTCAGTTTAAAACTTTGATTGATGCataatttaaaatttttaaagcttttaatttttaattttttttttttacaagagaTTAGACTACAATGTTTCATATTTTAattcatatttatatttcaGTTTCTCACACAATTTTATTTCAACTCTTGATATTATGCTCATTATATAGTAATGTGCTAAAGTGGCCTGAACTGGATCTATTTCCATGTCTGACCCTTTGTCttctccacccccccccccccccccggcctCTCCTCTGTGTTTTCAGCTGTGCCACCTGTAGAAACAGACTGGTGCCTGGCGATCGCTTCCATTACATCAACGGTACAATCTTCTGTGAGCACGACAGACCCGGCGCTGTCTTGCTCAACAGCCACCTGCCTCCACTTCAGAGCAACACTGTGCTGACAGACCAGAAGGTGAATAAAGGGGTTGTTGACATGACTCTACAGAACCATCTGTATTTACCGCAGAGTATACCTTTCTCCTTACATAAAAATCACTGTGCTGTAATGTGAATAATTGAATATGTATTCCCAAGAGAGGGAATCAACATATGGGAAAATGGCTGCCACAGCAGACCACGTTGTTAATATAAAGAAAACGATGCAGCAAAGTgggtaaaaaaaatatcagaGGTGCATAGTGCAATCAACAGCGTTTTGTAACTGCTATTGTAAGAGTCTGGAAAAATAACAATAGAAAGAATAGGTGAAAAACACTCGACAGAAAAGATAATGTACATGCAaatagcagtggtggaatgtacattactgtactgtaaatgcattttTGAGGTTCTTTTACTCTACTGGAGTACCGTGTTATgcttactttatacttctactcctacaaatttaatattttacacAAACACCATATCATCATCTTATAAAATACAATCTGCCCTTTATGTTTAAAGCTTAAAACTAGCTCCATCATGACCAGCTACACCACTAAGACGTTACTTATATAAATACTTATGGAAATATAGTCCAATATTATAACATATATTATAACATAACAGTGATAGGCACTATTCtgctgcataatgagcactttcaCTTTTGATACTTTGAGTTCTTTTTGCTGTAAATACTTGTTTACTTAGCTTGTAATGGCACTTTTTCCATATAGTTTGGTATTACTGCATTTAAATCTGaaaacttcttccaccactgaaaaaTGAAATATGATAGACGAGCTGAAAAGAAAATCTGATTTTACAATGCTCTTTACAACTTTTGCATAATTATAATCTAACAAATGCTTATTATATGTcatattgtattttgtattttgttttaagaTTAATGAAGCCTGAAATAGGTGTTCTATTATAGATTTGATTGCATGTGTTAATGTGGGTGGTCTATAAAGCTAACAGAAACacgaaaaacaaaccaaaaaaactgCTGTGGGGCTTTGTAGTCCCCCAACCAGAAGGCCATGAAGATGAACCTAAAGTGTCTGTTGTGGCGGTGACACTGATCCCTTTTACCTCTCTCTCGTCTTGTCTGCAGGTATGCTGAGTGGCAGAAGTGCTGTGTGTTGCCCTCGCCTCCCCACCCCGAGCTTCACTTCTCTTCGGTGCACTATTCTCCTCCTGCTACTGTCGTTATTGTTGTGGAGTCTCGTCACTGCCCCGCTTCTTTTCCCCGGGGGAGGACGCAATTTCTCACCAGGATCCCCGTTTGTCACCATATCAGAGACTCTCTATTCCGCATACAAAgtcacatttatgttgtgttcaatGTCAGAGTGGTCTGTGCATCATCAACAACTTACATTATGTGTGGACTGCACTAGCAAAAGGCTTCTCCGGGATTTAGAGAAAGCTGTGGAGGAAAACAATGAGGATGAAAGCCTGCGCCAATTGGAAGAGGA contains:
- the si:dkey-90l8.3 gene encoding LIM domain transcription factor LMO4 translates to MSLWRPEHVKCKCFNCTRVEVLVNIFPPSQTSTQEGNLLLGKEPLRAHISMVNSQASGVPPAPRSCAGCGGKIADRFLLFSMERYWHTRCLKCSCCQAQLGDIGTTCYSKGGMILCRSDYIRLFGHSGACSACGQSIPANEMVMRAQGNVYHLKVFSCATCRNRLVPGDRFHYINGTIFCEHDRPGAVLLNSHLPPLQSNTVLTDQKVC